A window of Fusarium musae strain F31 chromosome 1, whole genome shotgun sequence genomic DNA:
GATGACGATCCTTTTCAGATGGATGGTAGGCAGGACCAAGAGCGCTGTCAGGGTGTAATTTGCGCCAGATGTCATGAACAGGCGCATGTGTTGTAATTACCCGGTGAAATATGGACAAGGGTAACATGTTGAAATCACCCATTCCGACGACGAGATGTCCGCGTTCAGCAGCGCCGCGCATAAGCTTTGAAATCTCCCATGACTGCGCAACTCGATGACAGTCGTATGTACTCACAGGCTCGGGCTCGTATGGGGAATGGGTCTAAAATTCAAGTCAATTAACAAGCTGAAATGCGATATAACAGATTCAGACTCACATGTGTATTGAAGACCTCGATTATGTCCTTTCTCCTTGGCCCAAAGCGAATTTTGGCGCAAGCAACACCCTTGCCTACATACCAGTCTCCCCTCCAAAATGCAGTTGGTCGCCCATTGAGGGGATACTTGAACATGGTACTCTCCTCGATCGGCCAGTGACTCAAGATAGCCAGACCGCCACCAAAAGCACCGCTGTGGTAGAACTTTCCATAGGGGAGAATCTGGCGAGTGTGATGGCGAATGGCTTGGTAATCCTCCTGTGTAAAACATTCCTGCAGGGAAACGATATGCGGTGTAGGGACGGCGTGTGTAATTCTGCGTCCTATCTCGTCAAGTCTTGCAATTCGATGGGTCGATATGTAGCGAAGACCCCAGCAGTTGAGGGTCAAGAGGTTGATCTCAGAGGGGAAATTATGAGGCTTATCATTGTTGACGGCAATGGTGGAAGGCGTTGTGACATGCTCAGCAGCGTCACTTGCCATGACCATGGCACCGGTGGAATATGCGCAAGTAATGGTGACTGATCTGTTTCGTGAATATCAGACAGTCGGAGAAAGAGGGTGAGACAAGGGACCGGGCATGGGACAAGTTTTGGATCTCAGGTTGGAGAGTGAAAATATTGAACGTGGCGCGATGCCTCGAGTGCTGGATATTAGTTAATTAGATATGAGGGCACCAGCCAGGTATCGCTGGTATTAGTGGTAGAGCCTAAGAAGCGCAAACCGGCAATATTACAGATTAGTTACGATCGAAAGCAAAATTCTAAAATGAGGGAGATGCGATAGACGGTCACCGCTAGGAAAAGGAGTGAGAACACGCGACGCGAAGGAGTCTAATGTGATAATTTACAGAACACCAATTGAACCAATACCACGCCTCCTTCTTGTTTGGGGACACTGCCGGTACTTGTGGTCACCCGGACTATCCGCTCCAAGGAGGGGCCGATACCTGTTGGGCTGATTACCGACGTAAGTGAATATGGAGGTATACATGGAGCAGGGGTGAAAGAAAGACGAGTAATAAAGCAATGATTGGTGATGGAACTATTGAACTCATAGCGGCGTTCCTCTTAATTTTGTTCCATATACTCTGTGGTATGCTTATTTGAGATTGCACCTCTTTGCTAAGGTATTATCCACACCTGACGGTAAGTTGCCAAAACATATCCATCCTAGCCATCATATTGCTTCCTGACTTTAGACTAATTTCAGTAAATGACCAaagtctttttctctcttagGATCAACCCCCaaatttctttcttcctatagtctaggtaggtaggtagcacTCTAACTTACCTTACTCTAAACGGTTCAGCTCTCGTGATGAACTAAGATAGAAGCTTCCAGGAACCGTGCAATTCCGCCAGTAAGATAAAGTTACCATGCCATTAGACTCAGAGCTTCATTCTTCTCACTTCTAATCTCAGCTGCCACATGCCGAGCTTCATCATTAGTTCGATACCCCTCATCGAACTTAAGAGGCGCCATGCGTCATTCTTGGGTATCCATATAGAACCATCTGGTAAAGTCCAGACATGTACGGAACTCTTCacttataactaatactGCCCATATCTATCTATACTGACTTCCTCATGTCTAGTTCAACCATCGACCATAAGTTGAAACAAGAATATCATTCTTTTGATAGTTATATCCATAAACTCGTAACTGTTCATCCACATTCGCAATGTCTGTAGTCTTTGaatctcttctcatcaagttcAAACCCATTCTGGTTGAACACCCCGAATCCCCTCCtgcttctttctcatccGTGACCGATCACCTCAAGTCAATTCCTGGGGTCGAGTCCGTGTATCTTGGCAAACCCCTCGAGAAACCTGATTACTGGGTTCTGGGTATCCGTTGGGCCTCGCGCCCTGCCTATGATGCCTTCGTTTCCGGCTCCGCTGCCACCGATTGGCATGCTTCTTTGCGCGCCTTACTGGCCGAGCACCCTGTCGTCAGTCCAATCGCAGAGTATACAGGCCATGCCGAGCGCGCCCTCCATGCACCTATTACAGAATTTTGTACTTGTTGGGGTGCTGATGAAACCTTCACGGAGGATAACATGAAGCCATTCGCCGTTGCTTGTGAAGAGGGTGGGTTGGCTGGGCTTCATGGCTTGGCTTACGGCGAATTTGTACAAGGACAACATGAGAACCCTTCGGTTATTCCTGGCCGAGCATCTAGGCTACTGATGGGTTGGGATAGCAAAGAGGCCCGTTTGCAACACAACAATAGTAGAAGTGGTAAGTCTCATTTCTTTGTTGCGCCATTAGTGCTGACTAAATTGCACCGCAGTAATTGACGATAACGTATACTATCTGCTTGCTCGgaacaagagccttgaaATAGTGAGCCATCTAGGAAGTTGTAGAAAGCCCGAGCAACTAACATTTCATGTAGTATCATGTCCCTTTCAGAAAGCTCTGAGACTTAATGTCACGCCTAAAGGTCGCAAGTGATACCAGATTGTTATTGGATTAAGTAGAGAACAAAATAACACTGAGTCAATGCGCCGTCGAAAATCAGATACCTTGAAAGCTGTCACTTGTGATTGTGAGGCTCTCTCTTCCTGCCAATAAGCCCCGTCTTGATCCGTACGTCCCGATGAAATGCGATCCCGTCCTTGACACCATTTCTATGCCATTCAACCATACTGCGACTTTCCTTACCCACCCTTGAAACTTCAACTCAGGTGGATGGAATGGTCTTCTCAAATCTCTGAACTGTACCCGGTGGCCCGATATCGCCCTCATTTTGAACCTCCAAAACACACTGCATCCTCCTTTTAGCCTCTTGATGTCTCTGCAAATAGCAATCTGTTCGTCCTAGTTCGTTGGTCGATCTAACGTCATTGTACCGATATCAGAACTTAGATACGATGTTTCTCCGATTCTGCATCAAGATTTCAAGGTTAGAGATTTAATTCTTGCTGGATCTGTTTTGCACCTCACCGAGTCGAGAGTAGAGCATGTACAATGCCATACGGTTACATTCCTCCGTTCCGGTAATGGTCACCAGTCGCTCGTTACTATTGTCCTGCGGCtcgttgatcttgatcaCGCTGTTGCTCATCTGGCGGATCTCATTGATCTTCTGTCCACCCTTGCCGATGATAGCACCGACCATGTCGTTCGGGATGTAAATCTGCTGTGTGATAGGCCCACCGGGGATGGCACCGCCCATGGGCTGAGCTTGGGGAGCACCAGCATGAGGTTGAGGACCAGCATGAGGGGCCATGTGCGGTTGGCCATGAGCAGCTGCGCCATAGGCACCTCCTCCCTGAGCACCCCCATAATGCATAGGCATGACAGGGTTGGCCTGAGCAGCTGCGTGGGGATATTGCTGAGGGTAAGGCGCGGGTGGCATATGGTGAGATCGCCGGTCGTTGTGGCGGCCGTAATTTTCACTTCGTCCGTAGTGGCCCGAGGCCGGTTGGGGTGAGTAGGGAACAACTTGCATGCCGCCTGGAATCGAGCCAGCAGGGGCGCCGCTACGGGTTGCGTAGGCAGACGCAGCAGGACCTCCAAATCTATCATTAAGCTGTTCAAGAAGGGTGCTGCCAACATAGTAAGTTGCGATATGAACAGCATCAGCGACACCCATTACGACCAGCGATCTCTCGCTTGACATAGGCAAGCATGAGTCAGAAGCGTTCAACCGAGCACCAGATGCCTCTTGGATCTCACGAATACGGGCACCACCCTTACCAATGATGGAGCCGATCAAAATATGCGGAATGAGCAGCCGTAAGGGATATGTTTTTGAAGACGCAGTTGAGGATTCGTTGAGGGGTTCGTTGTTCAGTGTTCGGATGATCAAGCCAAAAGCCTGAATTGTGTTAATTTATAACCCATGCGTAGGAGAATCAACTTACCTTGGCTACAGCGTCTACTATGCCGCTAACAGTAAGAATACGTTCAACGGCCCCCTTTTGGTAGTCGCTGACTGTGCACTTAGCGTTGGAAAGCTTCCTGATGTTGGAAACATTCTCGCCCCCCTTTCCAATGACGGTAGCAGCCTCCGGGCTCGAGATAACAGCGCGAATATGAATCCACGAAGTCTCGTCATGGGCAGCAGCAGACGTTACAGCGTTGGATGCAGAGGCAGCAACTGTGGCGGCAGCGGCGGCCTTTGTGTCGGATGCATGGTCCAAAGtggcatcgtcatcatcttcagacTTATGGGCTCCATTGACCTTATCGTCATGGTCCTCTGCAGGGACGTCGGTGGGAGCTTCGGGGACCtcaacatcgtcgtcatgcttgttcttgtcaagaGCAGGTCGTTTGGCATCAGGCTGATCACCAGCGCGCGAGGGCGAAGAAGCTTCTTCCAAAGGGCGCTTGGCCGACTGGGTTGGTTGTGTTGGGGAAGCAGACATATTGAAATCGTTATGGTTCACGCGAGTTTAGTCTTTCTGATAATCGACAATTTGAAAACGTCTCGTTCTTTCTATTGTTCGTCTTATATACACTCAGGGGTTTTCGAAGGAAAACGTGCTGGTGTAGTGACTTTCGCTGGGTGTGCTTCGGTGAAATACTCGTGAAGTGACTTATGTCGCGTAAATACGATGCGTGTTGCGGGCTGAATggaaggaagagagggatTCGAGATTCGGGCTCAAGGGCGGGTTTCAGAACTCTTTCAGCGGGCGTCGAGTAATTACCCGGGAAGATCTCCTAGATATAGGCGGGAGAGGAAGGGCGGAATGATTGTCTCGTGGTGCAAATATTGAATAGTGGTGAGGGTAGGTGAAGCGATCGATACTGGGACGGACTTCTTAAAAAGCAAAAAGAGGCAGTGCTCAGCTCAAACCTTCTGACCCGGACTCGAGGTTTCTTGATCGCCAAAGTCGCCAGATCTTTGAGCTAAAGCGCAGAATCTGGAGCACAAACTAGCTGGCCGCGAAGCGtgggaggatgagaagctgaGACGAGAGGAGCAGGTTCTTAAATGTATCGGCGCGCGGTGTTTTAGAACTTTCGCTGTCGCAATGGGTCCCGATACCAGGGATGAACCAATCCAAATCAAtcagaagaaaaaggaaaagggaaAGTCTCAGAAACGATTACGGGGAATCGCTGAGAATAGAAAAACGAGGTTCTCAAGATAGCAATGGCAGGTGAAAAGGGGGAGAATGAATATGACACGACAAAGGTCGATGGTTTGGAGTGAGGAGATGGGAGAAAGCCGGAGAAGTAGCCCTGTGAGGATCCAACCTGGGTACCTAGCTAGGCATGGAGCGCTTTGAGGTGTCACGTGCACCGCCTCGATCTGGGCTTGAAAGCTTGGGCCACATGAGCTCAGGCGGTCCACCTGGCGGTGA
This region includes:
- a CDS encoding hypothetical protein (EggNog:ENOG41), whose product is MSASPTQPTQSAKRPLEEASSPSRAGDQPDAKRPALDKNKHDDDVEVPEAPTDVPAEDHDDKVNGAHKSEDDDDATLDHASDTKAAAAATVAASASNAVTSAAAHDETSWIHIRAVISSPEAATVIGKGGENVSNIRKLSNAKCTVSDYQKGAVERILTVSGIVDAVAKAFGLIIRTLNNEPLNESSTASSKTYPLRLLIPHILIGSIIGKGGARIREIQEASGARLNASDSCLPMSSERSLVVMGVADAVHIATYYVGSTLLEQLNDRFGGPAASAYATRSGAPAGSIPGGMQVVPYSPQPASGHYGRSENYGRHNDRRSHHMPPAPYPQQYPHAAAQANPVMPMHYGGAQGGGAYGAAAHGQPHMAPHAGPQPHAGAPQAQPMGGAIPGGPITQQIYIPNDMVGAIIGKGGQKINEIRQMSNSVIKINEPQDNSNERLVTITGTEECNRMALYMLYSRLGEVQNRSSKN